CGAAGTCCATCCCCGAAAGCCGGGCCACAATTTCCGCAAGAAAAAGAAACCCCTTCGAACAATAACTCCAGACGGTTCCGGGTTTGAAATGAAGCGGCCCTGTAAGCATCTTTTTTATCCAGTTCTCCTTTGTCCATTCCCCGTCCCACTCGTCCGGATACGGTTCGAAAAAACTCCCCGGATCCCCCCGCAGGCCCGATGTATGGGTAAGGAGATGAAAAATCGTAATGTGATGGTGCATTTCGGTATCGAATTCGGGAAGAAACCCGCACACCGCCTGGTCGGGGAACAGCTTCCCTTTTTCCATTAATTGAAGGATCGCCGTCACCGTGAATACCTTCGTCACCGACGCGATCGGACGTATGCTGTCCGGCAGAAAGTCGCCGCCGTTCCCTGATGCCGTCAGTTTTCCCATACTCTTCGATGCGAAGATCATTCCGCGGCGCGCCAAAAGATACCCGGCGGCCTGGATCGTTCCTTTTCCAATCAAATCCGTGAAATGGTTGTCGAGTGTTTCGATGACGGCTGGATTATATCCCGCCTCTTCCGGCCGGCAGTCTGTTTTCCCCGTATGAATCATTGGTTCCTCCCCTTTTTTCGACAGTATAGCAGATAACGCGATTCACCACAACAATAAAGTAATTTTCAGCCCATAAAGTCTTTCGACTCACTTGCATGGGAGACTGCTCACGGATATAACTATAGTATGTTTGTGTACAAGACAGCCGCACCCCCCTCCCCTCTGTCGTCCGGAATCACGAAAATCACCGTTCTCACCCTCTTTCTGAGTATCGGGACCCTCTTTCTGGAGCACGAGTTCTACAGGACACCCTACACCTTTCTCATTACCTCGATACTCGAAATCCTCATACTCATCCTCGTGACGGCCGATTTCTTCAATGGGCGGAATGCGGCCGCATCGAAGAAGGGTTATATTCAAAAGAATATCTTTTCTTTTACCATGATGATTCTTTTTCTCGTTTCCCTTGCCTTTGTCAAAACGGTCCGTATAAGCGGCACTCCCTTTCGATATACCTGGATTCCCCTCGGGATTATCATACTCCGGGACCTCTCGATTATCTTCAGGACATTACAAAAAGTAAAAAAACTGGCATCGTTTACCAGAACGATGTCAATAAACCCGGCGCGCACCATCATCTTCGGATTCGCCCTCGGAATCGTCACCGGGACATTGCTTTTAATGCTTCCGTTTACGACCGTCGACGGAAAAGGTCTTCACATGATCGACGCCCTGTTCACCGCCACCTCCGCGG
This genomic window from Spirochaetales bacterium contains:
- a CDS encoding beta-lactamase family protein; amino-acid sequence: MIHTGKTDCRPEEAGYNPAVIETLDNHFTDLIGKGTIQAAGYLLARRGMIFASKSMGKLTASGNGGDFLPDSIRPIASVTKVFTVTAILQLMEKGKLFPDQAVCGFLPEFDTEMHHHITIFHLLTHTSGLRGDPGSFFEPYPDEWDGEWTKENWIKKMLTGPLHFKPGTVWSYCSKGFLFLAEIVARLSGMDFDRYVEEHIFKPLGMDDSFFFVPPHMKGRVSLTSSGWNREKLDKKRDDVVTPSFFGGGGIWSTLPDLWKFGQMMLNGGSFRGNRLLGRKTVETAVRAQVRDITAYSWRNHIYDESYRWTCGLGWEVNKHNFLPEGTYDHEGSEGVGIFIDPSEQFIFAGFYPAPDYHCESWVNPLAVAWSGIE